The following coding sequences lie in one Paramormyrops kingsleyae isolate MSU_618 chromosome 15, PKINGS_0.4, whole genome shotgun sequence genomic window:
- the rrs1 gene encoding ribosome biogenesis regulatory protein homolog: MAASIEEVLAKAERDEAEKLQSIRVEKELELEFDVGNLLALDKNAPDLRDFRAQKKEDFLRSLARDNAQLLINEIWKVPTDRLDGVVVAKLPDPVTRLPREKPVPKPKPPTKWEEFAKLKGIQKRKKTNLVWDDVHKEWRRRWGYKRAKDDTKDWVIEVPETSDPNEDQFAKRIQAKKERVAKNELNRLRNIARAHKLQLPGAGLAPTGQPSRSELAKAEQVAKLSTASVGRFQERLPKEKAPKNTGKRRKFQPNIGDFSTEKQKQLDLLKIMDGKKPRLDVTKAVNKQMREEDMENASRQRKGAGKKGRKGHFTGKGKGKGAGAAAGGKNRKPRKGLGKR, from the coding sequence ATGGCAGCCAGCATCGAGGAGGTGCTCGCTAAAGCGGAGAGGGATGAAGCGGAGAAGCTTCAGAGCATTAGAGTTGAGAAGGAGTTAGAGTTGGAGTTTGACGTGGGGAACCTGCTCGCCTTGGATAAGAACGCGCCGGACCTCCGAGACTTCAGAGCCCAAAAGAAGGAGGACTTCCTGCGATCGCTGGCCCGGGACAACGCGCAGCTCCTCATCAACGAAATCTGGAAAGTGCCGACTGACAGGCTTGACGGCGTCGTGGTCGCTAAACTGCCTGATCCTGTCACCCGCCTGCCAAGGGAGAAGCCGGTACCGAAGCCGAAGCCTCCGACTAAATGGGAGGAGTTCGCGAAACTCAAGGGGATCCAGAAGAGAAAGAAAACCAACCTGGTGTGGGACGATGTTCACAAGGAATGGAGGAGGCGCTGGGGCTACAAGCGAGCTAAGGAtgataccaaggactgggtcATAGAGGTGCCAGAGACCTCCGATCCGAACGAGGACCAGTTCGCCAAGCGCATCCAGGCCAAGAAGGAAAGGGTGGCGAAGAACGAGCTGAACCGACTGAGAAACATCGCGAGGGCGCACAAGCTCCAGCTGCCGGGCGCCGGGCTGGCGCCCACCGGCCAGCCGTCCAGGTCCGAGCTGGCCAAGGCCGAGCAGGTGGCCAAGCTGTCCACCGCGTCCGTGGGCAGGTTCCAGGAGCGCCTGCCTAAGGAGAAAGCCCCGAAAAACACCGGCAAGAGGAGAAAGTTTCAGCCCAACATTGGCGACTTCTCCACGGAGAAGCAGAAGCAGCTGGACCTCCTGAAGATCATGGACGGGAAAAAGCCCCGGCTGGATGTCACCAAAGCCGTGAACAAGCAGATGAGGGAGGAGGACATGGAAAACGCCTCCAGACAGAGGAAGGGAGCCGGAAAGAAGGGGCGAAAGGGGCATTTTACAGGGAAGGGGAAGGGGAAAGGAGCCGGGGCAGCTGCCGGGGGCAAGAACCGCAAGCCGCGAAAGGGGCTCGGCAAGAGATGA